In Leptospira perdikensis, a single genomic region encodes these proteins:
- a CDS encoding U32 family peptidase C-terminal domain-containing protein, with amino-acid sequence MSQIRKIPELLLPAGSLEKLEIAYLFGADAAYCGVPRFSLRARENDFTMEALDAGVNLARKLGKKIYFTVNNIPRNSKLPSFPKYLDQMATLKPDAFIMADPGLILMTKESHPEIDIHISVQANTMNYAAVKFWKQFGATRVILSREVSISEIAEIKNQVPDMEIEVFVHGSICIAHSGRCFMSNYFKKRDANQGSCNNACRDLYQVFVTNPKQNEEPMELITDEEGTFLMNSKDLRAIEFLQELCDAGVDSVKVEGRTKNDYYVGMVARSYRHTLDSIARGESFDRKWLQELDKVSSRKYFSGFLTRGMEDRVPEEEREFQNNEFGTSLFMSQKYAGLVKEYNSDTQRIVIEVKNKIQKGDVMEVITASDPDALSFTVDQIFYKEKPVEVISGGMGTVELEVPFVIPSKSFLSKKL; translated from the coding sequence ATGTCCCAAATTAGAAAAATTCCAGAATTATTATTACCTGCAGGAAGTTTAGAAAAATTAGAAATTGCTTATCTATTTGGCGCGGATGCTGCATACTGTGGTGTTCCTAGATTTTCGTTACGTGCCAGAGAAAATGATTTTACCATGGAGGCTTTGGATGCGGGTGTAAACCTCGCAAGAAAACTTGGTAAAAAAATTTACTTCACGGTGAATAACATTCCAAGAAATTCAAAACTTCCATCCTTTCCAAAATACCTAGACCAGATGGCAACATTAAAACCGGATGCTTTCATTATGGCAGATCCGGGATTGATTTTAATGACCAAAGAATCACATCCTGAAATTGACATTCATATTTCTGTCCAAGCGAACACAATGAACTATGCTGCTGTTAAGTTTTGGAAACAATTTGGAGCCACTCGTGTTATTTTATCTCGTGAAGTATCCATTTCAGAAATTGCAGAAATCAAAAACCAAGTTCCCGATATGGAAATTGAAGTTTTTGTTCATGGATCGATTTGTATTGCTCATAGTGGTCGTTGTTTTATGAGTAATTATTTTAAAAAACGAGATGCCAATCAAGGTTCCTGCAACAATGCATGTCGAGATTTGTATCAAGTTTTTGTCACCAACCCAAAACAAAATGAAGAACCGATGGAACTCATCACAGACGAAGAGGGAACTTTTTTAATGAATTCCAAAGACTTACGTGCCATTGAGTTTTTGCAAGAGCTATGTGATGCGGGTGTTGACTCTGTAAAAGTAGAAGGTCGTACTAAAAACGATTATTATGTGGGAATGGTGGCTCGCAGTTATCGTCATACTTTAGATTCTATTGCACGAGGTGAATCATTTGATAGAAAGTGGTTACAGGAATTGGATAAAGTATCTTCTAGAAAGTACTTCTCTGGTTTTTTAACTCGAGGTATGGAAGATCGTGTCCCGGAAGAAGAAAGAGAATTTCAAAACAATGAATTTGGAACGAGTCTTTTTATGAGCCAAAAGTATGCAGGGCTCGTAAAAGAATATAATTCTGATACACAACGGATTGTCATTGAAGTCAAAAATAAAATCCAAAAAGGAGATGTGATGGAAGTGATCACAGCTTCTGATCCGGATGCATTGTCCTTTACTGTGGATCAAATTTTTTATAAAGAAAAACCTGTGGAAGTGATCAGTGGGGGAATGGGAACTGTGGAACTTGAGGTTCCGTTTGTCATTCCTTCAAAATCGTTTTTAAGTAAAAAATTGTAA
- a CDS encoding DUF4349 domain-containing protein has translation MKNLFKVIFFVLFVFFLNCGKEANEESAAPLESAKMSSDVAMEKKVAPSAPRAEETLDADSAPNQLGQVFVPIQNTSERLLEYQVQLSYQTQDLIKTRKDLLTFITKYGFIESSSAVNTDSPYMNLRVHIRSEKLYDALIELDSYGVLLSEDISTVDHTEGMVWQKIKSNREKIRLGRRTNANNQTSGNSKNWEAIEEAITDSENNLDQSEHEIWKIKDRVKWATLNINFSSPIPPDKIQIPTYKNAFIGILNVFLELTYYLIWMIPFLLLAGILYFPLKKVYHYFKK, from the coding sequence GTGAAAAATCTTTTTAAAGTTATTTTTTTCGTTCTGTTTGTGTTTTTCCTCAACTGTGGCAAAGAAGCTAACGAAGAATCGGCGGCTCCTTTAGAATCAGCAAAGATGTCCTCTGATGTGGCTATGGAGAAAAAAGTAGCACCGAGTGCTCCCAGAGCAGAAGAAACTCTTGATGCAGATTCCGCACCCAACCAACTGGGGCAAGTATTTGTTCCCATTCAAAATACTTCAGAACGATTACTTGAATACCAAGTTCAATTGAGTTATCAAACTCAAGACTTAATCAAAACAAGAAAGGACCTTCTAACTTTTATCACCAAATATGGATTTATCGAAAGTAGTTCTGCAGTGAATACAGACTCTCCTTATATGAATTTACGAGTCCATATTCGATCTGAAAAACTTTATGATGCACTGATTGAATTGGATAGTTATGGAGTATTACTGAGTGAAGATATTTCCACTGTAGATCATACGGAAGGAATGGTTTGGCAAAAAATAAAATCGAATCGAGAGAAAATTCGTTTAGGTCGACGTACGAATGCAAACAATCAAACTTCAGGTAATTCTAAAAACTGGGAAGCGATCGAAGAAGCGATTACAGATAGCGAAAACAATTTGGACCAGTCGGAACATGAAATTTGGAAAATCAAAGATAGGGTGAAATGGGCTACATTGAATATCAATTTTTCAAGTCCCATCCCACCCGATAAAATTCAAATACCAACTTATAAAAATGCATTCATAGGAATTCTAAATGTATTTTTAGAATTAACCTATTATCTCATTTGGATGATTCCATTTCTCTTACTTGCTGGTATTTTATACTTCCCTTTGAAAAAGGTTTATCATTACTTTAAAAAGTAA